Proteins encoded together in one Nyctibius grandis isolate bNycGra1 chromosome 1, bNycGra1.pri, whole genome shotgun sequence window:
- the PET117 gene encoding protein PET117 homolog, mitochondrial has translation MSRSSRAVLAASALLSAATVVAVHIQQRRERERLHSGVLRDLERQNQKKENIRLLEEQIALTKHLMEERDKALMEKGSQQS, from the exons ATGTCGAGGAGCTCCCGGGCGGTGCTGGCCGCCTCCGCGCTGCTCTCCGCCGCCACCGTGGTGGCCGTGCACATCCAGCAGCGGCGGGAGCGGGAG AGGCTGCACAGTGGAGTTCTCAGAGATCTTGAGCgtcaaaatcagaaaaaggagAATATTCGCCTGCTAGAAGAGCAGATTGCTTTGACAAAGCATCTTATGGAAGAAAGAGACAAGGCACTAATGGAAAAAGGGTCCCAGCAGTCCTAG